Genomic DNA from Methanofollis sp. W23:
ACCACAGGACTACCAGACCCCCAGATCAATCACTCGACCCGCAAACCACAGACATGTGCATCAACCTCATCATAATGAAGAAAAGCATATCGCGCCACCATCCGCCATTTTTTCCATCTCTGGTATCTGTTCGACAATCTCAGGCGCGCAGGAAAAAGATCTCAGACGGTGGCCTTGTGAATTCCTTTTATCGAGTGCGAACGGTGAAGGGAAAAGATCTCTTTGATCCCCAGACACCCACTATATTATCGATGACATCGAACTCTTCACACTCTCCTGTTCTGCCTTCCTCGCGGACCCTGTAGACCCGTTCATGAATCGAGCGCACGCCTCAAGCATACCGCATGAATATCATTCAGAACAGATCGCATGAGGAAGAAACCTGCAAAACCCCGGAGTCCACCACACCTCCCCACAATATATTTTTCAAACCACATATTTTTCCTGAGTCGCCGATACACGGATCTAAGAACATAGAGTGGATCAACTCACACCATTTAAGGTCCATATCTCCTACTCAGTGTATGCCGACAGCATCTCGCTGTGGCCCCACCCCCACCCAGAGACCAAGAGTTGACTCATGCATCGAACCCCCACTGCCATCATTATACTCATCCTGATACTCCTTCTTGTCCCGATTCAGGCGACGGCGAAGATCATCGTCGAACCCATACCCCCAGAGATCCCGACCGACGGGATAAATCTTGATGACGAGGAGATCGTACCGATCTGGTCAGTCCCGCCGATGCAGTTGCTCACATATTACATGCTCATCTACTGCCCGGCCCTCGCCGTGCCCATCAAATTCCTCTATTCATTCGGCATCCTGGCATTCTTCGGCTACCGGTGTGCCTCGCGTCGGCTCTCCCCTGAGACCTCGACCCGCAGGCAGATCCTTATGTGTATCAGCGATAATCCGGGCATCACGGTATCTGAGATCGCCGGGGCAACCGAGATCAGCCGCGGCACCGTGAACTACCACCTCTTCCGTCTGCAAAGGAAGGGACTTGTCCACCGAACCGGGCAGGGAAATACCTTCGGGTACTTCGCATACTCTGAAACCCTCAATGCAACTGAGGAGCACCTCCTCATCCACCTCAAAAGCCAGACCAAGAAGAAGTTGATCTCGCTCCTGATGGAGACACCAGATATCTCCCAGTCAGAGGCCGCCGAGACGGTTAAAGTGTCGAGGGCGACGATCACCTGGCACATGAAGAAGCTCATCAGGGACGGACTCGTCGAGTCAAGGAAAGAAGGAAGAACGATGCACTACCGACTCACACCCGACGCCGGGGAGATACTTGGGAAAGAGATGAAAGAAGAAACAGAAGAAGAGAAAATGGATACAGGCCCGGCAACGGCATGAAGAAGATGCTTACAGGCTGGTATCTCTGCGCCGGGATAAACCACGAAAGCGAGTCACGCTCACTGGCTCTCTCTCTGGCGGGGGGCTTGGCCGCCCCCGGCCAAAGGGGTAGGAAGGCGGGTGACACACGTCTCACCCCCACAAGAGGTGAGGGGTTCTATAGAGCCAAAAAAAGGAAAAAAATGGCTCGAAACCCACACTCATTCCTGACGTGCAGATGACTCAACCACCTTCCCATATTGATCGTGCCAGGGATTCATCCCGTATGCATGAGGGGTGACCTCGCCCCATGCCAGATTACCCTGGAAATAATCCTGAATATCATCTCTCCGGGTTTTCATAATGATTTGAATTCACCACACACCTTCCTGACCAATACACAGAGTGCGGATCCATCTTCCGAATGATAAGGGGGTTGCACCCCCCGGGCCCCATGAAGCGGGTAGGGGTGAGGCAGCAATGAGACAGTGTTCCCTCCGTGGTGTCCTGCTCTGAAGAGGGAGCACAAGCCCACACACCCAGGAGACCCACGGTCATGTTCAATCCCTGTCTAAAAGATTCATTCAGAGAGAAAAATCGATCAACTCATGCCTGCAACCCAAATAGATACGCAGACCTACAAAAGCAGCCTGAAAAAAAGAAAAGGGAAAAAATCACCTTTCCTCAGAAAAAGGAGATCTAGGGGCGGCCGCTCAGTTCTCGCGCGGCACCAGGAGATTTGCGATCATCGCAAAAATCATCATCGAGAGTTCTTCCGGGCGCATCATGAGCACCTCGTCAGGGAGTTCGGTCAACACCCGGTCCAGCTCCTCCTTCCCAAAAACCCGCTTCGCCCCGCGCAGCCCATTCCTCACCGTCTTTCTCCGGTGAGAGAAGAGCTCGCGCACCACCGCCGCATAGATCTCGCGGTCGGCGATGAAGTGCGGCGGTTCATGGGGGGTGAGGCGCACCACCGTCGAATCGACTGCCGGCGGCGGGGAGAACGAACCCGGTCCGAGGTTGAAGCAGAGGTCCACATCAGCATAGGTCTGGACCATCACCGAGAGACGCCCGCAGTCTAGTGTCCCGACCGTCGCCGCCATCCTCTCTGCAAACTCGCGCTGGTACATCAACACCGCCCGCTCGAAACCAATTTCAAGCAGACGGAACGTAATCGGCGAAGAAGCAGAATAAGGAAGATTTGCGACAACGATCTCGAACGGCGGGAACGCGACCCTGGTCGCATCGCCATGGATCAGTTCAAGCTGCCCAGCCTCGATCTCGTCGATAAACATGAACGAGAGTTCCTCGACCAGGGAACCGTCCAGCTCGACGGCCGTCACCGTCGCGCCGGCCTCAAGGAGGGCGGTGGTCAACACCCCCCTCCCAGGCCCGATCTCCAGAACCCGCCGACCCTCAAGGTCGCCTGCCAGGTCCACGATCCGACCGACAGCCCGCCGGTCAATCAGAAAATGTTGATCATGCCGTGCTTTCATCGTGCCGTGAAGAGGCGGTACTTGACCTCTGGATCCTCAAGTTCTTCCATCACGCGCCCGACGATCAGTTTGGTCGGGTTCGGGATAGACTTGATCCGCAGGGCGATATCCTCGAAGCTCTCGTACGGCTTCTTGTCACGCTCCTCGACCAGTTCCCACATAAGCTTCTTCCCGATGCCAGGGAGAAGATGGAACATGTGGAGCTTTGGCGTGACCGGTACCGCCTTGTTGAAAAAGTCAACAAACCGTGCCTCGTCCTCCTTCACAATCGCCTCGATCGCAAAGGGGAGTTCGACCTTTGCAGTGTTGGTCAGGTCAGCATAACTGATCCGACGCTTCACCCGCTCGACCTTGTCCCGCTCCTTCTCGCCGATATAGACCGCATCATGGATCTGGATATCCGCGCCTTTCTTCGGGATCAATTCAAGGAGCTTGAACTGGCCTGTCCCCACCGCCTGCACGACAGGTTCGCGCTTGAAGCCGCGTTTCTGGTCTTCAAGGCGTCCCTGGAGAAGTATATCCACAACTACTGCGTAGATCTCCTTTTTCTCAGCCTTCATAACAAACCCTCAGAGATGAGTGATGACCATCTCCAGAATAGCATCGAGTTCCTCGCCAGTGAGCGTATAGCGCTCCTTGGCATAGATCGCTCTAAGCTCATCCCTTGACTGGGGCATGATATTTGCGATCCTGAACGCGATATCAGGTTTCATCTTTTCAAGAGTGAGGAGTTTGTCCACGAGGTCGCGGGACTGCTCGGCTGAGGTCTTGGAAAGGTGATTGGCATGCTCGATGCTCTGACGGAGCTCATAGGACATCTCCTGCTCGGCATCAAGACGCCGTGCTTCGACCTGTGCGAGCTGACCCTTCATCTCGGGAAGGGTGATCCGCTCCTCGCTAATTACTCCTTTAACCTTCATGCCAATCACTCGGTGGAAATTATACTTTCTGAGGCTTTAGATGTTGTGGTCTGGAAATTACAATCTTCATACTGTTCCCGTCAGGAACTTCGACGAGCCAGGCGCGGCCGCGCTGGCCAACAACCGTCCCCGTCCTCCCGTGGAACCTCCGATTGGGCATACCTTTCTGGATGCTCGGTTCACAGACGATGTGGACCTTCTGCCCCATCTCGAACTTCTGGATCGCTGCAGTCGGCGGGACAATGCCCCGGCGCCTGAGATCCTTCTTCAGCTTATACCGTGTCTTCTTCCTCAGACCATTATGATGAGCCATCTCATTCACCTCTCTCTGGTTCTTCCACCAGCACTACATCAAGGCTGGTGACACGAGCTTCTTTGCCCAGGAGCCCAGCAAGACTTGGGGTCGTCCGCCCTTCATCGCCTGAGACCAGTTCCTTGATATAAAGACCAGCCTCGCCTGCGACTTCGATGACGAATTTCCCATCCTGCATCCCCGGAGATTGAATGTGTATCACCCTGCGTTCTCGGATCTTGTCGGCCCGGCGGTGCGCGACCCGTTTTGGGGTGCGCTGGTGGATTGTCACACCATTCAACCGGTCCAGTGCAGATCTGAGTTCGTCCAGGGAAATATCTCCATCGATCTCAACGAGAATCCTGTATTTTTTATGCGCTTTGTTCGATTTAAGGGTTTCCACCTCGGTGTGGGAACTCCATCCGGTCAATTTGACCGCAACGCGCCCTTCAGCACGCTCATTGATCAGTGCCTCCAGAGCGGCGAGATCGACCTCCCGGCGCTTCGGGTTGAGCATCTCCATCACAAAGGGGCGGCCGCTTCCAAGCATCCTGGCGTCGATATCCTCGCGCCCTGAACCATGGAGGACCGCCGCCTCGGCCTCGAAGATCTCGGCCGCAGGCCGCCCGATGAGTTCTTCCACCGAGTCGGCATACATCTTGCCGGTGTAGTTGCACCGCTCGCACCCCTTGCCGCGGCATACCCGGCAGTCCCAGTGGGTCTGCGGGATCCCGCGCTCGTACTTGCAGTAGCGCCCCCTGAAATAGACCGGGTTGACCTCGACCTCCACCCGCGCTTCGGCCAGGTTGAGGATCGCGACCACGTCGGGCCGCTTGAACTCGACGACCTTCCCGGTGAGGGCCGAGACCGCCTTGCCGACCTCACGGTTCAGTTCCGACTTGATCGGTTCAGGGTCGGTGAGCGAGAGGTCTGACCAGACCATCTCCTCGCTCTCGGCGATGAGCGGAGGCACCCGCGTCCCGACCAGAAAAGTCGCGCACTCGGTCCCCTCCAGGGCCTCGACGACGCCGCCCGCCCACTCGTCCACCCGGTCAAAGACCCGGTCGCAGACCCAGCATTCGTCAGGTTCCCCGGAGAAGGGTTCGTTCTTTGCGAGGGCATAGGCAATCCGCAGGGCCAGCCCGCGCTCTTTGTTCGACAACCCGAACGAGCGCTTCCCGAAGAAGCGCCCGAGACAGTGGTCGCAGATCGGACCATATTCCAGGACCGCCCCGACCGTCTCGATCAGATCCATTCAGCTCTCTCTCCTGTCACGTTCGTTGTGCAGCACCACGATCGCCTGGTCGGCATGGAGGACCTCTGGCCCCAGAGAGTAGGTCGGAAGCCCGTGGACCAGGGCCTCCTCCTCCTCGGTGAAGTTCAGGTGGTCGGAGAGGAGGAGGGTCTCGGGCAGGGACGACCCCTCCCGCACGTCCTCTCCCCCTTCGTCCAGGACTGCACACGAGCACTCTTCGAGCACCGCGGCAAGCCCTCCTTTCCGCACCCACACGCCCGGACTCGCCTCACGGAAGGTCGTCCCGCACGGCAGGCCCAGGGCCTTCTTGATCAGGCCTGCAATATTGCGCTCGTCGGGACTGAGGTTTCGCACCTTCGCCCCGGAAAAACAGATCGTCTTTGGACCCCTTGGTCCGCCCAGCAGGAGAAGCCAGCACTCGGCGTCCCGCCTCATCCCGTGAGAGAGACAGAGGGAAGCCGCCACGCACCGGCAGAGCTCGTCCATCCGGCCGGCACCAGGGAGATCATTCAGCGAAAACCCGGGGTCAGTGCTCCCCAGGTGCCCGACCACGACAAAACGCCTCATCCTGCTCCTACTGCATCTTCCCGAACCGCTTCATCATGCGCTGCATGGAGAACTTATTCCCTCGCATCCCCTTCAGCGCACGCTGCATGATCCGATAATATTTGAGGAGTTCACGGACATCCTCGGGCGGCACCCCCGACCCCTGCGAGATCCGCTGGACCCTGGGGCCTGAGATGATCTGGGGGTCGTCGAGTTCGGCGGGAGTCATGGAGTCCATGATCACCTTGTAACGCTCCATCTTCGTCGAGGTGACGTCATAGGCGTCGTCGGGGATCTGCATCCCACCCATCGGGAGCATGGACATCACCTGCTTGAGCGGTCCCATCTTGTTCACCGCCTCAAGCTGTTTGTACATGTCCCGCAGGGTGAACTTTCCCCTGAGGATGGCGTTGACGTCCATCTCGTCCTCGGAGATGACCTCCTCGGCCCGCTCGACCAGGGCCTTCAGGTCGCCCATCCCTAGAAGCCTTGAGATGAACCCGTCGGGGTCGAACCGCTCCAGATCGTCGACGGTCTCGCCGGCGCCGATGAAGACGATCCCGCTCTTCGTCTCAGAGACTGCAGAGAGGGCGCCGCCACCCTTGGCCGTGCCGTCCATCTTGGTGATCAGCACGCCGTCGATCCCGATGGCGTCGTTGAACCGCCGCGCCTGTTCCTTGGCCTGCTGACCCAGAGCGGCGTCGATGACGAGCCACCGGTGGTCGGGGCGAGCGATCTCGTTGATATTGACGATCTCCTCGATCAGTTCGTCTTCAAGGGCATGACGCCCCTGGGTATCGATGATGACGACCTCAGCCCCCTCGAAGTGTTTCATCCCCTCGCGGACGATCTTGAGGGCGTCATCCTCGTCGGGCCTGCCGACGATCGGGACGTCCACCTTCTCACAGAGGGTGGCGAGCTGCTGGTAGGCGCCCGGCCTGAAGGTGTCGGCGCAGATCACCCCGACCTTCAGGCCCTTGCGCTTGAAATAGCGGGCGAGCTTCCCGGTCGTGGTCGTCTTGCCGCTCCCCTGCAGTCCGGCCATCAGGATCGTCTGCGGGGCAAGGTCGACCATGCCGGCCCCACCCATCAGCCCGACCAGTTCCTGGTAGACGATCCGCAGCACATGCTCGCGGACACTCATCCCGCGCGGGGGTTCTTCCTCCAGGGCCCGCTGTTTGATCGACTGGGAGAGTTGCATGACGAGCTTGACGTTGACGTCGGCCTGGATGAGAGCGCGCTGGAGGCTGCGCACCAGCTCCTCCACTGCCGCCCGGTCGACGACGGTCTTGCCTGCGAGTTTCTTGACTGCGTCTTTGAGAGACGAACTGAGCGAGTCGAGCACCATGTGTATTATTCCTCCGTACCAAGGAGTTCATCGACCACGGCTTCGGGTCTGAAGGGGACGATGTCGTGGTAGGCCTGCCCGGTCCCAAGGAAGAGGATCGGTTTGCCGATCGTCTGGGTGATCGAGATCGCCGCCCCACCCTTCGAGTCCATGTCGGCCTTGGTGAGCATCACGGCGTCGGTCCCGACCAGGTCGTTGAAGTCTTTGGCCCGCACCACGGCATCGTTGCCCGCGACCGCCTCGTCGACATAGACCACCAGGTCAGGCTTCATCACCCGCTTGATCTTTTCGAGCTGGTTCATCAGGTTCTTGCGGTTGTGGAACCTCCCGGCCGTATCGGCAAGGACCACATCGATCCCGTGCCCACGGGCGTATTCGATGGTGTCGTACAGCACCGCTGCCGGGTCAGAACCTTCCTGGTGCTTGATCACCTTGATGTCAAGCCGCCGACCGTGCTCGACGATCTGGTCGATCGCCCCGGCCCTGAAGGTGTCCCCTGCCCCGAGCACGACTGAATGGCCGTTTGCTTCGAGATAGTGGGCCATCTTTGCGATGGACGTCGTCTTCCCGGTTCCGTTCACGCCGGTGACCAGGATCTTGACAGGACGTTCATGCGCCTGGATATACTCCAGGAGGTCGAACCCGTCGCCAAGGACGTTCAGAAGTGCACCACGGAGCGCCGACATCACGATCTCGTCGACCGGCGTGCCGATCTTGCGGTGGCTCCCGACCAGATCCTCGCGCATATACCCGATGACCGCGTCGGTCACCTCAAGGGCGACGTCATTCTCCAGAAGAACCATCTCGAGTTCGAACAGGGGCTCTTCGATGTCTTTCTCAGAGATCACCAGTTCGCGCTCAAGTACCAGTGTCTTGACCCTGGAGACGATCCCGCCTAACCTCTTAGGCTCGGCGGCAACCTGGTTCTCAGGTGCCGGCGGAGCAGGGGCGCGGGACACGGGTTCGGGTTCGGGTTCAGGTTCTGGCACCCTGGTCTCGGGTGAAGGTTCAACCGCCGGTTGTTCCGGCTCAAAAACAGGTTCACTGACCTCTGCATGAGCAGGGGTCGTGGTCTCAGGCCTGACCTCCTCGCGGACCGCCTCGCCGGCGGCGTCTTTGATCGAGTGGCCAAACTTCTCCTTGATATTCTGCAGTTTGTTCTTCAGGCCCTCAAACATGGGGATTACCTGCCTGGAGCGGTCTGCTGTTGTTGACGGTAAGCAGCGTTCAGGCGGGTTGCGATCTCGTTCATCTCCTTCTTCAGATTTTCGATCGTCTCGGCGACCTTCTTCTCTGAGGCTTCAAGTTCGCGGGCCCGCCCTTCGAGGAACGAGATTGCATCCTCGTTGCTGCGTTCGACAGTTACGTCCGCCCCAATCGCGACCAGTACCTTTTCTGGGTCAGGGACTGCTGCCCTGACGCTCACGCCGCCACCGATCGGAAGGAGGACGGTACCATCCTGGGCCTCGCCAAGGGACCGGAGCGTCTCGATCGCCGCAAAGGTCTCGACTCTCTGCTGGTCCATCATCTCCAGCTGCCTGGCCATGACCTCCGCCTGCTGTCCATACTCGTTAAGATAATACTGGAGCGACTGCAGCTCCCTCGGGTCGGCATGTTCCATGGACTTAGTCACCTAGTACGGTAACGCCATCGATTGAGATATACCTTCTCTTCAGGTTGTGTTTACTACCGATATCAGCGTAAACATGTTCCTTTGCAACCTTCTCATTCGGGGCCTCGACGACCTTCGTGAAGGACTGCCTGATCTCACCCATCTGACAGGCGCCTTTAACTTCAAACTTCTGCATCTCCATTCTGCTCACTCCAGAAAGCCAAACACTTCCTCAATCCGCCCAAGTTCAAAACCTGTGGTCTCGAACCCGGCGACATATCCTTTGCTGTTCGCAAGAACCCCGGTCCCAACAAGGCCGCCGCCCATATTTACCGTGCCTGTCCCGATCTGGAGATCCCCCACACACTCTGCGAGGTCGGCGATCTCAGCATCAGTACTCCTGGCATGGACAAGGACACCCTTGTTGGTGGCGACCGCAGCCATTCCCACGGTCTTTATACCGGCGAAGGTCAGCCTGCGCACCGGCACCCCGAGGAACGTCCCGATCTCCTCTGCCTCCTCTATCGGCATGTCTGGGTGTACTGCAGCGAACGAATCGTTGGCAAGGATCACGTTCCCGGCCGCGTTCATCGAGGTCCCGAGGGTCATCACCTCCCCATGTTCCCTGAGTACCGCGAGTTCCTCATCAGTCGCAAGCCCGCTCACCACCATCCCGTTCGAGTTGCCGGCAAGGAGTGAACCGATGATCGACGAGCCCTGGACCGTCGTCCTGACGACCTCGACATCGAGCGCCTCGGCTACACTCTCTGTAAACTCCTCGGTCGCCATGGGGGGAACGACTGCGAACTCCTCAAAGGCCCGCGCAAAGACACCGATATGCGGATCGGCGGCAAAGTCGATCGTTCTTTCCATTTCACTCCTCAGCGAGTTCGGCCTGGACCTGTCCGTCCTCGAACTTCATGGCACGGACCCGGATCGACGCTGGCGGCTTTCCGGCGCCGCGCTCCCAGACCTTCTCGTTGATGCTGCTGTCCAGTTTGATCTCTTCGCTCTTCATGTGCCGGACAAGATATGCCCTGATATCTTTAATCGCAACATTGCAACGCCTCCGCCTGGGGGCGCGCTTGGCGTCGCGGAGAGGAACAATATAGATCTGCTCTTTGAGTGCCTCTACCATCTCTCTACACCTTCAGCGTGCTTCTTCTCCACATGCGCCTCTTAGGGTGGGATACCACGTGGCGCTTCGTCCGAATCATCACCCATGCAGGAACACGGCGGTTCTGCATGCCTGCTTTTGCCAGTCGGACCTTACGGCCCTTGGTAATTTTGCTCATAGCTATCACCGTCATTCGATGCCGGTTGCACCTGTGACCAGGGACTGCTGATGGTGTGCTGGAAAGAGTTCCGCACACCGGTGGCCCATCTGTCCGACCGCAGCCCTGATCTCATATTCATAATCACCGTTTTCGATGGTGCCGGTCTCACCATAGGCGACACAGAGGTGTTGCCTGGCAAGCCGCTGCACCTCGGCTTTCCCGAAGCCAAGGAGTGGACGGACATAGGAACAGCCATACCGGTCTGCCATGCGCATCACATCTCCCCGGGTCATCGCCGGCACACGGTCGTTCAACCGGGTGCCGTCGGCAACCACCTCGTACTCCTCTGCAAGAAGACGGACCGCCCGACGGTGGACCGCCGTGATCGCATCGGCCGGATAGCCGTCCGCGATCACTTTTTTTGCGGCCGCCGCCAGACATTCGAGGCCCAGGGCGTGTTTTCGCCATGGGAACCCGAGTGTCCTGGCCGCACCCTCGACAGACGCCACCTCCCGGTCGGGGTCGAAGACAAAGGTGTTGAGTTCGACCTCGTAGTCGCGGGAGAGGAGCATCGCAGCAAGGGCGCTGTCTTTCCCTCCACTGAAGAGCAGACCGACTTTCATCTACTTCCGCGTGATCCGAAACTCTTTTTTCTTGGGGGCGACCTGCACCAGCAGCGCCTTCAGTTGCTCGTCAGAGATCTTCTGCCTGATCCGGCCGCTCTGCGCGAGCATCACCAGCTGCTGTTGGATCGCCTGTGCAAACTCGGGTTTGGCGAGTTTGATCGTATTCAGCCGTTCACGCGCCTCTGGTTCAAGGATCTGCATGAGCGCCAACTGCATCTCTGATTCCGCGCGTTTCTGACGTTCCAGATCCTCTTGCTGGCTCATGGCCTGCTGTTGGAGCTGCTCCATTCTCTTGCGCCTGATCTCAGAGAGTTCGTCGTCACTCATATCAGTATCCCCTGTCCTTAGTAGTGCGCAAGGTCAGGCACGGCCTCAGTCGCCGCGGCCTTCTGGCTGTTCGCAATCGTGTCCAGGAAGGCGCGGCCCTTTGCAGAGACCTGCCTGCCGTCGTGCACCTTCTCGACAAGACCTTCTGCCTCGAGTTGCTGGAGCGCCTTTCTCAGGACCGAGCCGCTTCCCTTCCTGAACTGGTTCGGGTGGGAACCGCGGTTCTTGGGCCCGCCATATGCACTCCTCAGTCTCTCCACGCCGA
This window encodes:
- a CDS encoding winged helix-turn-helix transcriptional regulator produces the protein MHRTPTAIIILILILLLVPIQATAKIIVEPIPPEIPTDGINLDDEEIVPIWSVPPMQLLTYYMLIYCPALAVPIKFLYSFGILAFFGYRCASRRLSPETSTRRQILMCISDNPGITVSEIAGATEISRGTVNYHLFRLQRKGLVHRTGQGNTFGYFAYSETLNATEEHLLIHLKSQTKKKLISLLMETPDISQSEAAETVKVSRATITWHMKKLIRDGLVESRKEGRTMHYRLTPDAGEILGKEMKEETEEEKMDTGPATA
- the rsmA gene encoding 16S rRNA (adenine(1518)-N(6)/adenine(1519)-N(6))-dimethyltransferase RsmA, which translates into the protein MKARHDQHFLIDRRAVGRIVDLAGDLEGRRVLEIGPGRGVLTTALLEAGATVTAVELDGSLVEELSFMFIDEIEAGQLELIHGDATRVAFPPFEIVVANLPYSASSPITFRLLEIGFERAVLMYQREFAERMAATVGTLDCGRLSVMVQTYADVDLCFNLGPGSFSPPPAVDSTVVRLTPHEPPHFIADREIYAAVVRELFSHRRKTVRNGLRGAKRVFGKEELDRVLTELPDEVLMMRPEELSMMIFAMIANLLVPREN
- a CDS encoding DUF655 domain-containing protein, translated to MKAEKKEIYAVVVDILLQGRLEDQKRGFKREPVVQAVGTGQFKLLELIPKKGADIQIHDAVYIGEKERDKVERVKRRISYADLTNTAKVELPFAIEAIVKEDEARFVDFFNKAVPVTPKLHMFHLLPGIGKKLMWELVEERDKKPYESFEDIALRIKSIPNPTKLIVGRVMEELEDPEVKYRLFTAR
- a CDS encoding RNA polymerase Rpb4 family protein codes for the protein MKVKGVISEERITLPEMKGQLAQVEARRLDAEQEMSYELRQSIEHANHLSKTSAEQSRDLVDKLLTLEKMKPDIAFRIANIMPQSRDELRAIYAKERYTLTGEELDAILEMVITHL
- a CDS encoding 50S ribosomal protein L21e translates to MAHHNGLRKKTRYKLKKDLRRRGIVPPTAAIQKFEMGQKVHIVCEPSIQKGMPNRRFHGRTGTVVGQRGRAWLVEVPDGNSMKIVISRPQHLKPQKV
- a CDS encoding tRNA pseudouridine(54/55) synthase Pus10, with product MDLIETVGAVLEYGPICDHCLGRFFGKRSFGLSNKERGLALRIAYALAKNEPFSGEPDECWVCDRVFDRVDEWAGGVVEALEGTECATFLVGTRVPPLIAESEEMVWSDLSLTDPEPIKSELNREVGKAVSALTGKVVEFKRPDVVAILNLAEARVEVEVNPVYFRGRYCKYERGIPQTHWDCRVCRGKGCERCNYTGKMYADSVEELIGRPAAEIFEAEAAVLHGSGREDIDARMLGSGRPFVMEMLNPKRREVDLAALEALINERAEGRVAVKLTGWSSHTEVETLKSNKAHKKYRILVEIDGDISLDELRSALDRLNGVTIHQRTPKRVAHRRADKIRERRVIHIQSPGMQDGKFVIEVAGEAGLYIKELVSGDEGRTTPSLAGLLGKEARVTSLDVVLVEEPERGE
- the trmY gene encoding tRNA (pseudouridine(54)-N(1))-methyltransferase TrmY, with product MRRFVVVGHLGSTDPGFSLNDLPGAGRMDELCRCVAASLCLSHGMRRDAECWLLLLGGPRGPKTICFSGAKVRNLSPDERNIAGLIKKALGLPCGTTFREASPGVWVRKGGLAAVLEECSCAVLDEGGEDVREGSSLPETLLLSDHLNFTEEEEALVHGLPTYSLGPEVLHADQAIVVLHNERDRRES
- a CDS encoding signal recognition particle protein Srp54, encoding MLDSLSSSLKDAVKKLAGKTVVDRAAVEELVRSLQRALIQADVNVKLVMQLSQSIKQRALEEEPPRGMSVREHVLRIVYQELVGLMGGAGMVDLAPQTILMAGLQGSGKTTTTGKLARYFKRKGLKVGVICADTFRPGAYQQLATLCEKVDVPIVGRPDEDDALKIVREGMKHFEGAEVVIIDTQGRHALEDELIEEIVNINEIARPDHRWLVIDAALGQQAKEQARRFNDAIGIDGVLITKMDGTAKGGGALSAVSETKSGIVFIGAGETVDDLERFDPDGFISRLLGMGDLKALVERAEEVISEDEMDVNAILRGKFTLRDMYKQLEAVNKMGPLKQVMSMLPMGGMQIPDDAYDVTSTKMERYKVIMDSMTPAELDDPQIISGPRVQRISQGSGVPPEDVRELLKYYRIMQRALKGMRGNKFSMQRMMKRFGKMQ
- the ftsY gene encoding signal recognition particle-docking protein FtsY: MFEGLKNKLQNIKEKFGHSIKDAAGEAVREEVRPETTTPAHAEVSEPVFEPEQPAVEPSPETRVPEPEPEPEPVSRAPAPPAPENQVAAEPKRLGGIVSRVKTLVLERELVISEKDIEEPLFELEMVLLENDVALEVTDAVIGYMREDLVGSHRKIGTPVDEIVMSALRGALLNVLGDGFDLLEYIQAHERPVKILVTGVNGTGKTTSIAKMAHYLEANGHSVVLGAGDTFRAGAIDQIVEHGRRLDIKVIKHQEGSDPAAVLYDTIEYARGHGIDVVLADTAGRFHNRKNLMNQLEKIKRVMKPDLVVYVDEAVAGNDAVVRAKDFNDLVGTDAVMLTKADMDSKGGAAISITQTIGKPILFLGTGQAYHDIVPFRPEAVVDELLGTEE
- the pfdA gene encoding prefoldin subunit alpha; the protein is MTKSMEHADPRELQSLQYYLNEYGQQAEVMARQLEMMDQQRVETFAAIETLRSLGEAQDGTVLLPIGGGVSVRAAVPDPEKVLVAIGADVTVERSNEDAISFLEGRARELEASEKKVAETIENLKKEMNEIATRLNAAYRQQQQTAPGR
- the rpl18a gene encoding 50S ribosomal protein L18Ae, translating into MQKFEVKGACQMGEIRQSFTKVVEAPNEKVAKEHVYADIGSKHNLKRRYISIDGVTVLGD
- a CDS encoding translation initiation factor IF-6 gives rise to the protein MERTIDFAADPHIGVFARAFEEFAVVPPMATEEFTESVAEALDVEVVRTTVQGSSIIGSLLAGNSNGMVVSGLATDEELAVLREHGEVMTLGTSMNAAGNVILANDSFAAVHPDMPIEEAEEIGTFLGVPVRRLTFAGIKTVGMAAVATNKGVLVHARSTDAEIADLAECVGDLQIGTGTVNMGGGLVGTGVLANSKGYVAGFETTGFELGRIEEVFGFLE
- a CDS encoding 50S ribosomal protein L31e, coding for MVEALKEQIYIVPLRDAKRAPRRRRCNVAIKDIRAYLVRHMKSEEIKLDSSINEKVWERGAGKPPASIRVRAMKFEDGQVQAELAEE
- a CDS encoding 50S ribosomal protein L39e, with translation MSKITKGRKVRLAKAGMQNRRVPAWVMIRTKRHVVSHPKRRMWRRSTLKV
- a CDS encoding alpha hydrolase: MKVGLLFSGGKDSALAAMLLSRDYEVELNTFVFDPDREVASVEGAARTLGFPWRKHALGLECLAAAAKKVIADGYPADAITAVHRRAVRLLAEEYEVVADGTRLNDRVPAMTRGDVMRMADRYGCSYVRPLLGFGKAEVQRLARQHLCVAYGETGTIENGDYEYEIRAAVGQMGHRCAELFPAHHQQSLVTGATGIE
- a CDS encoding DNA-binding protein, giving the protein MSDDELSEIRRKRMEQLQQQAMSQQEDLERQKRAESEMQLALMQILEPEARERLNTIKLAKPEFAQAIQQQLVMLAQSGRIRQKISDEQLKALLVQVAPKKKEFRITRK
- a CDS encoding 30S ribosomal protein S19e; this translates as MTTVYDIPAEMLIPQVARELKELPAIEPPEWAAFAKTGIHKEMPPEDPDWWYIRTAAVLRRVYIDGPVGVERLRSAYGGPKNRGSHPNQFRKGSGSVLRKALQQLEAEGLVEKVHDGRQVSAKGRAFLDTIANSQKAAATEAVPDLAHY